The following proteins come from a genomic window of Gimesia chilikensis:
- a CDS encoding DUF5677 domain-containing protein, producing MLGLQEYLDKFLKKNNLIVALLRRGLTKRLDDIGLDLKTAQLDQLIEYILSDGSQPIDLNFNDDDLYKFSCSNQKEVEEKIDAVIHDLINTNEIEDEILEVENDHLQSLIDETSSVLLASLKNESHEMLKGRRECRDRFSNKVTEVWGEAIGLLEMLFVIASESVENYFDHFIEDSSTDRKQLLDILVRLHARSCQITSEILLLLRNGYADGAHARWRSLHEVVCTALFLSQGDQDLLERYLLHEKIESYKAALQYREYSERLSVEEITDLEFEELKQKRDELLTRYGKSFNSTYGWASDALAKKAPTFADIEFRVKLDHLRPYYRLASHNIHANSKGITVKLGWGLANDEYLLAGPSIYGLCEAGHSTSISLVQISIAILTLIPSFDFHVISQLLLLLEKEVGEAFLSAHQELNEKANSM from the coding sequence ATGCTGGGATTACAAGAGTATCTAGACAAGTTCTTGAAAAAGAATAATCTCATAGTGGCACTACTCAGAAGAGGTTTAACTAAACGTTTAGATGATATAGGGCTGGATCTGAAGACTGCTCAGCTAGATCAACTTATCGAATATATCTTAAGTGATGGTAGCCAACCAATTGATCTGAACTTTAATGACGACGATTTATACAAATTTAGTTGTTCTAATCAAAAAGAAGTTGAAGAAAAAATAGATGCGGTCATCCATGACTTAATTAATACTAACGAGATCGAAGATGAAATCCTTGAAGTTGAGAATGATCATCTTCAGTCATTGATTGATGAAACATCTTCTGTCCTTCTTGCATCCCTTAAAAATGAATCTCATGAGATGTTGAAAGGAAGGCGGGAATGTCGCGATAGATTTTCAAATAAAGTCACAGAAGTATGGGGGGAAGCTATAGGACTACTTGAGATGTTGTTTGTGATTGCATCTGAGTCAGTTGAAAATTATTTTGATCATTTCATCGAAGACTCATCGACTGATCGAAAACAACTACTCGACATTTTAGTTCGACTTCATGCAAGATCTTGCCAAATTACATCAGAGATACTGTTACTTTTACGAAACGGTTATGCTGATGGAGCACATGCTAGGTGGAGGTCACTACATGAAGTTGTATGCACGGCACTCTTTTTATCTCAAGGAGATCAAGATCTACTCGAGCGATACTTACTCCATGAGAAAATAGAATCATACAAGGCAGCGTTACAATACCGAGAGTACAGCGAACGTTTGAGTGTAGAGGAGATTACTGATCTCGAATTCGAAGAATTAAAGCAGAAGAGAGATGAACTCCTTACAAGGTATGGGAAAAGTTTCAATAGTACATACGGTTGGGCATCTGATGCGTTAGCAAAAAAAGCACCTACATTCGCTGATATTGAGTTTAGAGTTAAATTGGATCATTTGAGGCCTTACTACAGACTGGCTAGCCACAATATTCATGCTAATTCAAAAGGGATCACTGTGAAACTCGGCTGGGGTCTAGCAAACGATGAATATTTATTGGCTGGTCCAAGTATATATGGTCTTTGTGAAGCAGGACATTCAACAAGCATATCCTTAGTGCAGATTTCTATTGCTATTCTTACTTTGATTCCATCATTTGATTTTCATGTTATTTCCCAGTTGCTGTTGTTGTTGGAAAAAGAAGTAGGAGAAGCTTTCTTGTCTGCTCATCAAGAGTTAAACGAGAAAGCGAATTCAATGTAA